The nucleotide window TGGAGGTGTTCCTAAACCAGCGCTTGGAGAGAGTTGGAAGAGTGTCCCACATGTCAGGCTATTTCTCTCTCGGAACTGTGGAAGCAACATTTGCAATATGTCCATTCTAAAACACCCATCTATGGTAtgattaattattcttttatttatttatttatgagtgaattctattttcccacccaaggtttggcctcAAAACATTTTTGCCCACCTAAGGTATATGTCCAGCTATTCACgggtttatatgtatatatctctCATTGCTATTTCACTTTATCATTCTgctctttatttttctaataaatgttttttttctgaaattttagGCACTGTTTTTTAGTGTATGATAATTTTGGATTTCTTTTTCAGGCTTCTGGCAAGGCAGCAGACTTTGTGATTGAGTTATGACTGATTACATGGTTTATAACCTGGTCATAAAGGTATAATAGGGGTAACAATAGATATCAGTGTTGTAAAAATGAactgttttggtttttataaaaTCAGATTTAGTTGACACTTAGCAATTATCTTTGTTCAAGTTTTCCTTCAACAATTCAACTgtgaaattaaacttaattgtAGATCATCACCAAactattatttgattttagtttgtAACTGGCACTAAATTCAGTGGTTAGTTTGGGTTTTTAGACACTTGGTAAAAGTGTTTATCATAATGAATTCAATATTGGTGTTGAAGTTGGTATCTATACTCTGACAGCCATTTGTTGCCCGGAATTTAAATTTGCAtgttaatttaacaataatgGTTGTAGAAGAAAgggctgattttttttttctttttcaaatatgatttcACTCCAAACCATTTGTACTCATTCAATTCATAGAAAATAAGATCATTTTTTTCACCTCATTATGAGGGTTTCTTAAAGGCCACTGGTACATCAAGCATAACCAACAGAGTGGAGTATTGATGTCAGTTACAGCTAGTTTTGCCTTGTGTAATACAGTTTTCTTCAGATCAATATGATTTGAAGCTCAAGATCGCCTCCTTCTTGTAGTTGTATCAATATCATACAAACTACAGGAGGATTTTGTGACAAAAAACTGACTCCCATTTGAAGCAAATCGTAATGTCTAGAGTTGAACAGGAGAAATTTGGAGTTTTAAAGCTATAAAGAGATGGAGCTCAAGATGCCAATCAAAGAGAAACTGgggaattaaaaaatttatatattctgCATTTGAGTTCCAGCCAATACCTGTAACCAAACATTAGCTAATTGTTTCTGTATTGGAAGTAAAAAAACCGGAGAAATCCTGCTCTTGAAGTTGCTACGATTGAGAAAGTTTGCCAAGGCCTTGCAATAGCCATGATCCATTCAAGATTGAAAGCTCTCAACAACCAAGCGCAAGCTCTCCTTGTCCACCGATGCAACAAGCACACTCATTCTCAACAAACCTACACCCCTGTTCGAAACAAacccaaaaccaaaacaaaacgaAGAATTCAACAGCCACGAAAACCCATTCCATTTGTATCCGATTTGAAACAAATACATGATCCAGAGGAGGCATTGTCCTTCTTCCACGAGTACCAACAAATGGGCTATAAACATGATTACCCTTCATATGCTTCTCTTATTTACAAACTAGCGCGTGCTCGCCATTATGAAGCCGTTGAGACAATTCTTGGTTACATTCAAAATTACAGTATTCGATGCAAAGAAATCCTTTTCATTGCTTTGATTCAACATTATGGAAAGGCCCGTTTGGTTGATAAGGCCGTTCAACTTTTTCACAAAATAACTTCTTTTGATTGTGTACGTACATTACAGTCTTGGAATACATTACTTTATGTACTTATTGATAATGATAGGTTTCATGATGCCAAGGACATGTTTGACAGTTTTGATAAAATGGGTCTTCGTCCAAATTCGATTTCGTTCAATATAATGATCAACGGATGGTTACAGAAGGGTGACTGGGAAGAAGCTTGTAgagtgtttgatgaaatgcttGAGAGAAAAGTTCAACCGAGTGTTGTGACTTATAATAGTCTTATTGGCTTTTTGTGTAGAAAGGGTGACGTGGAGAAAGCCAAGGGTGTGTTTAAGGACATGGTTAACAAAGGGAAATACCCTAATGCGGTTACATATGCATTGTTGATGGAAGGTTTGTGTTCTATAGATGAGTTTAAAGAAGCTAAAAAGTTGATGTTTGATATGGCATATAGAGGGTGTAAAccaaaacttataaattttggTGTGTTGATGACTGATCTTGGTAAGAGAGGGAAGATTGATGAGGCGAAATCTT belongs to Mangifera indica cultivar Alphonso chromosome 2, CATAS_Mindica_2.1, whole genome shotgun sequence and includes:
- the LOC123208405 gene encoding pentatricopeptide repeat-containing protein At1g07740, mitochondrial-like encodes the protein MIHSRLKALNNQAQALLVHRCNKHTHSQQTYTPVRNKPKTKTKRRIQQPRKPIPFVSDLKQIHDPEEALSFFHEYQQMGYKHDYPSYASLIYKLARARHYEAVETILGYIQNYSIRCKEILFIALIQHYGKARLVDKAVQLFHKITSFDCVRTLQSWNTLLYVLIDNDRFHDAKDMFDSFDKMGLRPNSISFNIMINGWLQKGDWEEACRVFDEMLERKVQPSVVTYNSLIGFLCRKGDVEKAKGVFKDMVNKGKYPNAVTYALLMEGLCSIDEFKEAKKLMFDMAYRGCKPKLINFGVLMTDLGKRGKIDEAKSLLAEMNKRRFKPDVVIYNILINYLCKEGRAAEGYKVFIEMQVGGCEPNAATYRMMADGFCKIGDFEGGLKVLNSMLISLHCPRLETFCCLIEGLLKSGKIDDACFVLEEMEKRKLRLDLNVWEGLVRDACVGDEGAGGLVGELIYAH